GGCGGGCGGCGGGGCGGTCGCGACGCTGGCGCTGCCGTACGAGGAGTCCGCGGACGACTGCGCCAGGGGCGCCGACGGGGCGGCTTGACGGGCGGTTTGACGCCGCGTGACCTTTTGCGCGCTCAGCATGCCGATTTTACTGTGAATCGCGGCCTATGACCCGAATTCCAGGGGGTCGAGGGCTGCGTCGCATCCGCCCTTTCCCCAGAGGAGACCCCATGTCCCTTCGGCCCACCGCTCTCAGCACCCGGCTCGGCATACTCGCCGCAGGCGGTGCGCTCGCCGCCCTCACCCTCAGCGGCCCCGCCTTCGCGGCCGACGACGCCAACAGCGTGAACCCGCGCATCTACAAGGGCCGCGTGACCGCCAAGAGCGGGCTGCTGCTGCGCACCGCCCCCACCCGGGGCAGCAGGGTGATCCGCAGCGTGCCGTACGGCAGGGTCGTCTCCATCTACTGCAAGACGACGGGCGACCACGTGGCGGGCAACAACCGCTGGTACCTGCTCACCAACGGCACCTGGGCGTGGGGTGCCGCGCACTACATCTCCAACATCGGGCCCGCCCCGCGCTGGTGCTGACGCACCACCACCGCACGGTGACATAAGCGGACATCGACGCCTATCGCTTGCTACGTTCCGGGCATGACCGGAACAGCAGCGGCGCCCCCGTCCGTACCCGCTGTTCGCGTGCCCCGGCGCCGTGGCACCGAAGCCGCCCTGATCGTCGTGGCCGTCCTGCTCTCGGTCTACGGCTACTGCGACGTCGGCCTCGCCAAGAACGGCACCGTCCCGCCCGGCGCCGCCGGTTACGGCGCCGGGCTCGGCGTGCTCGCGCTCCTGGCCCATCTCGCGGTCCGCTTCCGCGCGCCCTACGCCGATCCGCTGCTCCTGCCGATCGCCGTGCTCCTCAACGGCCTGGGCCTCGTCCTGATCTACCGGCTCGACCTGGAGACCCCGGGCGACGAGGCGGCGCCCACACAACTCGTCTGGTCCACCGTCGGCGTGGCTCTCTTCATCGCCGTCGTGGTCCTCCTGCGCGACCACCGGGTGCTCCAGCGGTACGCGTACATCTGTGTCGTCGCGGCGCTGGTCCTGATGATCGTGCCGATCTTCTTCCCCGCCGTGAACGGCGCCCGGATCTGGATCAGGGTCGGCGGATTCTCCATCCAGCCCGGCGAGTTCGCGAAGATCCTGCTCGCGATCTTCTTCGCCAGCTATCTCTCCGCCAACCGCAACGCCCTCGCCTACACCGGCCGTACGGTATGGAAGCTGACGAAGCTCCAGCTGCCGACCGGCCGTGTGCTCGGCCCGATCGTCGCGATCTGGCTCCTGAGCGTCGGGGTCCTCGTCCTGGAACGGGACCTCGGCACCTCGCTGCTCTTCTTCGGCCTCTTCGTGGTCCTGCTGTACGTCGCCACCGGACGCACCGGCTGGATCGCGGTCGGCCTGGTGCTGGCCGGGGTCGGGGCGTTCGTGGTCGGCTCGCTCGAACCCCATGTGCACGGCCGGGTCGAGGACTGGCTGCACCCCTTCGCCTCCATCGACGCGGGCGACGGGCCGAACCAACTGGCCCAGTCCCTCTTCGCGTTCGCGGCGGGCGGGATGCTCGGCACCGGGCTCGGGCTCGGGCACTCCATCCTCATCGGCTTCGCCGCCAAGTCCGACTTCATCCTGGCCACGGCGGGCGAGGAGCTGGGCCTGGCCGGGCTCGCCGCGATCTTCCTGCTGTACGCGCTCCTGGTGGAGCGCGGCTACCGGGCAGGGCTCGCGCTGCGGGACTCCTTCGGGCGGCTCCTCGCGGTGGGGCTCGCCTCGATCGTCGCGCTGCAGGTGTTCGTGATCGCGGGCGGGGTGACCGGGCTGATTCCGCTGACCGGCATGGCGATGCCTTTCCTGGCGCAGGGCGGATCGTCCGTCGTCACCAACTGGATCATCGTGGCGCTGCTCATCCGGGTCAGCGACTCGGCGCGCAGCCAGCCGGTGGGGCCCGTCGGGGAGGACGCGTGACCAGGTACATCCGGCATGCCGCCGCGTTCTGCGCGCTGCTCCTGATCGCCCTGCTGGTGAACGCGACCCGCGTCCAGGTCGTCCAGTCCGAGTCCTTCGACAAGAACTCCGCCAACCGCCGCCAGGCCATCGCCCGCTTCGGCCAGCCGCGCGGCGACATCATGGTCGACGGCCGCGCGGTCACCGGCTCCAAGGACACCGGGGAGCAGCTCCGCTACGAACGGACGTACCTGCACGGCCCGTTGTACGCCCCGGTGACCGGGTACGCCTCGCAGGTCTACGGCACGACCCTCCTGGAGAGCGCCGAGGACGACATCCTCTCCGGCACCGATCCGATGCTCGCGCCGCTCCCCCTGTGGAACGACATCAGCCGGGCGCAGAACCCCGGCGGCATGGTGCGCACCACCGTGAGGGCGGCGGCGCAGCAGGCCGCGTACGCCGGGCTCGGCGGCAAGAAGGGCGCGGTGGCCGCGATCGAGCCGTCCACCGGGAAGGTCCTCGCCCTGGTCAGCACGCCCTCGTACGATCCCGAGCGGCTCTCCGGTACCAATGGGTCGGTGGCCAGGTCCTGGGCGGCGCTGAACGGCGACCCCGACAAGCCGATGCTGAACCGGGCGATCCGCCAGACGTACCCGCCCGGTTCGACGTTCAAGGTGGTGACGGCGGCCGCCGCGCTGGACGCCGGCACGGTCACCGACCTGGACGCGGCCACCAAGTCACCCAACCCCTACACGCTGCCCGGCACGAGCACGGAGCTGACGAACGAGGTCGACGGCTGTACGAACGCGACCCTCCGCTACGCCTTCGAGTGGTCCTGCAACACGGTCTTCGCCAAGCTGGGCGCGGACACCGGTCTGAACGACATGCTGGGCACGGCACGGAACTTCGGCTTCAACGACGGCGGCCTGAAGATCCCGTCGTCGGTGGCGGCGAGCAACTTCGACACGTCGATGGACAAGGCACAGCTCGCGCTCTCCTCCATCGGGCAGTTCAACACCCGGGCGACACCCCTGCAGATGGCGATGGTCTCGGCGGCGGTGGCCAACGGCGGCTCCGTGGAGGCACCGCACCTGGTGGACGAGACCACCACCGACGACGGCGACGTGGTGCGGAACACCGGCAACGAGTCCCTCCACCAGGCGATGAACCCGGCCACGGCGATGCAGCTGCGGGAGATGATGACCGACGTCGTCGAGGAGGGCACCGGCTCCAACGCGGCGATCCCCGGCGCGACGGTGGGCGGCAAGACGGGCACGGCCCAGCACGGCATCGACAACTCCGGAACGCCGTACGCCTGGTTCATCTCCTGGGCCCAGAAGTCCGGCGAGGCACAGCCCTCGGTCGCGGTGGCGGTGGTGGTCGAGGACGCGTCGGCGGACCGGGGGGACATCAGCGGCGGCGGCAGCGCGGCGCCGATCGCGAAGGCGGTGATGGAGGCGGTGCTCGCCGGCCCCTGAGCCCGATGAGCGGCCCGGCGGCGTCACCGGGCCCCCGGCAGCGCCTCCCTGCGCAGCAGCCAGGCCTCCGGCACCGCACCGACCCCCGTGCGGGCCCGAGGTCATGGGGTCATGCTGCCGCCCCGGGCCGGGACGTGCGGCCCTAATTTCCGTCGGCTGTCCGGCCACCCGCGGCGATCATGTCCTCGACCTCCGCCACGCGCTCGTACTCCTCGGCCGCGAAGCGTTCCGCGTCCAGCTTCTCGGCGATCTCCTCGTCCTGCGCCATCAGCTGGTCGAGGTTGGCGTTGCCCATCTCGAAGACGCCCATGTCGACGTACGCCTCCTGCAGGCGCTTGCCCCACAGGCCGATGTCCTTGACGCACGGCACGATGCGACTGAAGAGCAGCTGCCGGAAGAGGGCGAGGAACTCGGAGTTCTCGGTGTACTCCTCGGCCTCCGCCTTCGGGATCCCGAAGTTCTCCAGGACCTCGACGCCGCGCAGCCGGTCGCGCATCAAGTAGCAGCCCTCGATGACGAATTCCTCGCGCTCGCGCAGTTCCGCGTCGGAGAGCTGTTTGTAGTAGTCGCGCAGGGCCATGCGGCCGAAGGCCACGTGCCGGGCCTCGTCCTGCATGACGTACGCGAGGATCTGCTTCGGCAGCGGCTTGTCCGTCGTGTCGCGGATCATGCCGAACGCGGCGAGCGCGAGGCCCTCGATGAGGACCTGCATGCCGAGATAGGGCATGTCCCAGCGGGAGTCGCGCAGGGTGTCGCCGAGCAGGGACCGAAGGTTGTCGTTGATCGGGTAGAGCATGCCGATCTTGTCGTGCAGGAAGCGGCCGTAGACCTCCGCGTGCCGCGCCTCGTCCATGGTCTGGGTCGCCGAGTAGAACTTCGCGTCCAGGTCGGGGACGGATTCCACGATGCGTGCCGCACACACCATCGCGCCCTGCTCGCCGTGCAGGAACTGGCTGAACTGCCAGGAGGCATAGTGCTTGCGCAGCTCGCCCTTGTCCCGGTCGGTCATCTTCGCCCAGTGCCGGGTGCCGTAGAGCGACATGGACTCGTCGGGGGTGCCCAGGGGGTCGTACGGATCGACCTCCAGATCCCAGGCGATGCGCTTGGCGCCGTCCCACTGCTTGTCCTTGCCCTTCTGGTAGAGGGCGAGCAGCCGGGCGCGGCCCTCGTCGTACTCCCAGCTGAAGCGGGCCGCGCCGTTCGCCGGTATCTGCCAGATGTTTCCGTCCGGTGCGTGGGTGTACAGCTCATGCGTGGACACTGACGGCTCCTAAGAATTGGCCTAGGTCTCTCCGTAATCGCCTCGAACTGCCGGTAGTTGGCAGGCTCACACGTTCGTAGACGCGGGGTCAACAAGTCGTGCGCAAGGGATTGACGCCCTTGCTGACAGGCAGTCTCATAAGTCGTGACCGCCGGTAACTCTGACGACGAGGCAGGGGCAGAGTCATGACGACCATCACGGAGGACGCGGCGATCGAAGGGCTGCGGGACGCCCTCGGGCTGCTGAAGGACCGGGAGCAGGTGGCCGAGCGGCTGCTCGATTCCTCCGCCAAGCACTCCTTCGATCCCGACAAGGAGCTGGACTGGGAGGCACCCTTCGAGGAGGGCAAGTGGTTCTGGCCCCCGGAGCTGGTCTCCCTGTACGGCACGCCGATGTGGCGGCGGATGAGCGAGGAGCAGCGCATCGCGCTCTCCCAGCACGAGGCCGCCGCGCTCGCGTCGCTGGGCATCTGGTTCGAACTGATCCTGATGCAGCTGCTCGTACGGCACATCTATGACAAGCCGGCGACGAGCGCGCATGTGCGCTATGCCCTCACCGAGATCGAGGACGAGTGCCGGCACTCGAAGATGTTCGCGCGCCTCATCTCGCGCGGTGACACCCCGTACTACCCGGTCAGCGCCGTGCACCGGAACCTGGGCCGCCTCTTCAAGACCATCTCGACGACGCCCGGTTCGTTCACGGCGACGCTGCTCGGCGAGGAGATCCTCGACTGGATGCAGCGCCTGACGTTCCCGGACGAGCGGGTCCAGACCCTCGTGCGCGGCGTCACGCGGATCCACGTCGTGGAGGAGGCGCGCCATGTGCGGTACGCCCGTGAGGAGCTGCGCCGCCAGATGGTGACCGCCCCGCGCTGGTCCCAGGAGTTCACCCGCCTCACCTCGGGTGAGTTCGCCCGCGTCTTCTCCATCGCCTTCATCAACCCCGACGTCTACACGAACGTCGGCCTGGACAAGCGCGAGGCCATGGCGCAGGTCAGGGCGAGCGCCCACCGCCGCGAGATCATGCAGACGGGAGCCAAGCGCCTGACGGACTTCCTGGACGACATCGGGGTGCTGCGGGGTGCCGGACGGCGGCTGTGGAAGAGCTCGGGTCTGCTGGCGTAGCGAAGAGGGTACGCGGGGTTCCGGGGCGCTTGTTCGAAAGGGCGGTTACGCTGCGAGGCATGACCTCGCCTGCTCCCACCCGCGCGTACCGGCGCCTCAGTGTCGAAGAGCGGCAGCGGCAGCTCAAAGAGGCCGCCCTGTCCCTCTTCGCGGTGCGCGCACCCGACGAGGTCTCCCTCGACGACGTCGCGGAGGCGGCCGGGGTCTCCCGGCCGCTCGTCTACCGCTACTTCCCGGGCGGCAAGCAGCAGTTGTACGAGGCCGCACTGCGGTCCGCCGCCGACGAGCTGGAGCAGTGCTTCGCCGAGCCGCCCGAGGGTCCGCTCACCCAGCGTCTCGCCAACGCCCTCGACCGCTACCTCGCCTTCGTCGACCAGCACGACGCGGGGTTCAGCGCGCTGCTCCAGGGCGGCAGCGTCGTGGAGACCTCACGCACCACCGCCATAGTGGACGAGGTGCGCAGGACGGCCGCCGAGCACATACTCGCCCACCTGGAGGTCGCGGGCGCCACGGGCCCACGGCTGCGGATGACCGTGCGGATGTGGATCACCTCCGTCGAGGCGGCGTCCCTGATCTGGCTGGACGAGGAGAAGCAGCCGCCGCTTGACGAGCTGCGGGACTGGCTGGTCGAGCAGTTCATGGCGGTCCTGGTGGCCTCGGCGGGCCGCGACCCGCAGTCCGCGGAGGCGGTACGGGGCGCGCTGGCCATGGAGACGCCCGACGGCCCCGCGGGCTCGCTCGCCCGGCGGGTGCTGCCCGTGGTGAGCGACGCGGCGCACCTCCTGTGACACTGGCCGGGTGAAGAGCGAAGAGACCCCCTTCGTGGGTGGCCCCCTGGACGGCCGCGTACTGCCCATCCTGCTGGGCCCGACCGGCCACCCCCCGAAGGTGTACCGGGTCCCGGTGCCGGACGAGGCGGGCGGCCCGCCGACCGTGCTCGTGTACCGCAGGGTGGCCAGGGCCGCGGGGAAGCGGTTCGGGCTGCATCCGGGCTGGAAGTTCGAGTACGACCCCGAGGGCGACAAGGCCGGGTCCGGCCTGAAGTGGCCGTGGTCGAAGCCGGGCGGGGCGGGCTGAGGGCCGCCTCGGCAAGGGCGACGCGCCGTGGGGCCCTGGACGAGTGACCGCATTGCGCCAACCCGCGCACCTTCCGGAGGCGGGCCGCGCCGGGGCGGCCGATGCTCGCGGTGCGGGGCGGAGCCGCCGCCGCGCGCCGGAGGTGATGGCATGTCAGGCAGGCTGCTGCGATGGGTGTGTACGGGTGCGGTGGTCGGCGCGTTGCTCGCGCCCGCTTCCCCCGCGTACGCCGTCCCGGGGCCCGACGGCACCGGGGAGCGCCCGGTCTCCGAGCTCCTGACGGACCTCCAGGAGCTGTACCGGAAGGCCGAGGAGTCGACGGAGACATACAACGCGACCGCGGAGAAGCTGAAGGACCAGCGCGCCGAGGTCACCCGGCTGAACGCCGGCCTGGCCCGCGCCCGGACCTCGCTGCGCGACAGCCGGGGCGCGGCGGGCCGCTTCGTCCGCCAGCAGTACCAGGGCACGTCCCAGATCTCCCCCTACGTACGCCTCCTCCTCGCCCGCAACGCGCAGCAGGCCCTCGACCAGGGGCATGTGATCGGGCGGGCGGCGGCGGAGCGGGCCGCGACGGTGAAGCGGCTCGTCGGCGGCGAGAAGACGGCGTCCGAGCTGGCGGCCAGGGCGAAGAGTGCCCTGGAGACCCAACTGGCGCTCGCCGCGCGGCAGAAGGAGGCGCGGGACACGGTCAAGGGGCAGCTCAAGGAGGTCGAGGAGCTGCTCGCCGGGCTGAGCACGGAGCAGCTGGCGGAGCTGGCACGGGCCGAGGAGGAGGGGATGGCGGCTGCGCAGCGGAAGTTCCTGGCGTCGGGCTCGCTGAGCGGCTCCGCGGGCTCCGCCGGGTCCGCGCCGTCACGGCCGCCGTCCCGGCGGGGGGACGAGGCCCTCGACTACGCCGTGCGGCAGATCGGGAAGCCGTACAAGTGGGGCGCCGAGGGGCCCAAGGCCTTCGACTGCTCGGGGCTCACCTCGCGGGCGTGGGCGGCGGCGGGCAAGGAGATTCCCCGTACGTCGCAGGAGCAGTGGGCGAAGCTGCGGCGGGTCTCGCTGCGGAAGCTGCGGCCGGGCGACCTGATCGTCTACTTCCCCAAGGCCACACATGTGGCGCTGTACCTGGGTGACGGCATGGTGATCCAGGCACCCCGCCCCGGAGCCCGCGTCAAGGTCTCCCCCATCGCGGCAAACCCCCTCCTGGGAGCAGTACGCCCCGACCCGTCGGCAAAGCCCATGAAGAACTACACCCCGCCAAAGCTGCCCCGCGGGGCACGAAAGGGCGGCGACACGGGCAACAACCGGGCGGCGGCACCCCGGCGCTAACGCCGGCGGCCGTCCCGACTCTCCTGCCGGTGGGATCTCAGGTCACGGTAGAACCGGGTGCTCCGCCTGACACCCTTGACGACGGCCATCGCGTGCCCACCGATCGAAATGATCATCCTGATCATGGGCACCGACATGACCCAGGCGAATCCCAGCACCAGCGCCGCGAGGCAGAAGGCGGCCTGGAGAGGGACAGGGCCCTCCTGGGGAATGGCGAGCCAACGCAGCACCAGCAC
This Streptomyces sp. NBC_01283 DNA region includes the following protein-coding sequences:
- a CDS encoding SH3 domain-containing protein, whose protein sequence is MSLRPTALSTRLGILAAGGALAALTLSGPAFAADDANSVNPRIYKGRVTAKSGLLLRTAPTRGSRVIRSVPYGRVVSIYCKTTGDHVAGNNRWYLLTNGTWAWGAAHYISNIGPAPRWC
- a CDS encoding FtsW/RodA/SpoVE family cell cycle protein, producing the protein MTGTAAAPPSVPAVRVPRRRGTEAALIVVAVLLSVYGYCDVGLAKNGTVPPGAAGYGAGLGVLALLAHLAVRFRAPYADPLLLPIAVLLNGLGLVLIYRLDLETPGDEAAPTQLVWSTVGVALFIAVVVLLRDHRVLQRYAYICVVAALVLMIVPIFFPAVNGARIWIRVGGFSIQPGEFAKILLAIFFASYLSANRNALAYTGRTVWKLTKLQLPTGRVLGPIVAIWLLSVGVLVLERDLGTSLLFFGLFVVLLYVATGRTGWIAVGLVLAGVGAFVVGSLEPHVHGRVEDWLHPFASIDAGDGPNQLAQSLFAFAAGGMLGTGLGLGHSILIGFAAKSDFILATAGEELGLAGLAAIFLLYALLVERGYRAGLALRDSFGRLLAVGLASIVALQVFVIAGGVTGLIPLTGMAMPFLAQGGSSVVTNWIIVALLIRVSDSARSQPVGPVGEDA
- a CDS encoding penicillin-binding transpeptidase domain-containing protein, whose translation is MTRYIRHAAAFCALLLIALLVNATRVQVVQSESFDKNSANRRQAIARFGQPRGDIMVDGRAVTGSKDTGEQLRYERTYLHGPLYAPVTGYASQVYGTTLLESAEDDILSGTDPMLAPLPLWNDISRAQNPGGMVRTTVRAAAQQAAYAGLGGKKGAVAAIEPSTGKVLALVSTPSYDPERLSGTNGSVARSWAALNGDPDKPMLNRAIRQTYPPGSTFKVVTAAAALDAGTVTDLDAATKSPNPYTLPGTSTELTNEVDGCTNATLRYAFEWSCNTVFAKLGADTGLNDMLGTARNFGFNDGGLKIPSSVAASNFDTSMDKAQLALSSIGQFNTRATPLQMAMVSAAVANGGSVEAPHLVDETTTDDGDVVRNTGNESLHQAMNPATAMQLREMMTDVVEEGTGSNAAIPGATVGGKTGTAQHGIDNSGTPYAWFISWAQKSGEAQPSVAVAVVVEDASADRGDISGGGSAAPIAKAVMEAVLAGP
- a CDS encoding ferritin-like domain-containing protein gives rise to the protein MSTHELYTHAPDGNIWQIPANGAARFSWEYDEGRARLLALYQKGKDKQWDGAKRIAWDLEVDPYDPLGTPDESMSLYGTRHWAKMTDRDKGELRKHYASWQFSQFLHGEQGAMVCAARIVESVPDLDAKFYSATQTMDEARHAEVYGRFLHDKIGMLYPINDNLRSLLGDTLRDSRWDMPYLGMQVLIEGLALAAFGMIRDTTDKPLPKQILAYVMQDEARHVAFGRMALRDYYKQLSDAELREREEFVIEGCYLMRDRLRGVEVLENFGIPKAEAEEYTENSEFLALFRQLLFSRIVPCVKDIGLWGKRLQEAYVDMGVFEMGNANLDQLMAQDEEIAEKLDAERFAAEEYERVAEVEDMIAAGGRTADGN
- a CDS encoding diiron oxygenase, producing the protein MTTITEDAAIEGLRDALGLLKDREQVAERLLDSSAKHSFDPDKELDWEAPFEEGKWFWPPELVSLYGTPMWRRMSEEQRIALSQHEAAALASLGIWFELILMQLLVRHIYDKPATSAHVRYALTEIEDECRHSKMFARLISRGDTPYYPVSAVHRNLGRLFKTISTTPGSFTATLLGEEILDWMQRLTFPDERVQTLVRGVTRIHVVEEARHVRYAREELRRQMVTAPRWSQEFTRLTSGEFARVFSIAFINPDVYTNVGLDKREAMAQVRASAHRREIMQTGAKRLTDFLDDIGVLRGAGRRLWKSSGLLA
- a CDS encoding TetR/AcrR family transcriptional regulator, with translation MTSPAPTRAYRRLSVEERQRQLKEAALSLFAVRAPDEVSLDDVAEAAGVSRPLVYRYFPGGKQQLYEAALRSAADELEQCFAEPPEGPLTQRLANALDRYLAFVDQHDAGFSALLQGGSVVETSRTTAIVDEVRRTAAEHILAHLEVAGATGPRLRMTVRMWITSVEAASLIWLDEEKQPPLDELRDWLVEQFMAVLVASAGRDPQSAEAVRGALAMETPDGPAGSLARRVLPVVSDAAHLL
- a CDS encoding NlpC/P60 family protein, whose translation is MSGRLLRWVCTGAVVGALLAPASPAYAVPGPDGTGERPVSELLTDLQELYRKAEESTETYNATAEKLKDQRAEVTRLNAGLARARTSLRDSRGAAGRFVRQQYQGTSQISPYVRLLLARNAQQALDQGHVIGRAAAERAATVKRLVGGEKTASELAARAKSALETQLALAARQKEARDTVKGQLKEVEELLAGLSTEQLAELARAEEEGMAAAQRKFLASGSLSGSAGSAGSAPSRPPSRRGDEALDYAVRQIGKPYKWGAEGPKAFDCSGLTSRAWAAAGKEIPRTSQEQWAKLRRVSLRKLRPGDLIVYFPKATHVALYLGDGMVIQAPRPGARVKVSPIAANPLLGAVRPDPSAKPMKNYTPPKLPRGARKGGDTGNNRAAAPRR